Proteins from one Mastacembelus armatus chromosome 16, fMasArm1.2, whole genome shotgun sequence genomic window:
- the gdf6a gene encoding growth/differentiation factor 6-A, producing the protein MDAFRVVTLYLGLVLVFLGNIPCFQSAAIISPSGPRRNRGTRIPHQDGQRSSKFLKDIFESSHPVVGHHKDDLKDAIVPHEYMLSIYRTYSAAEKLGLNASFFRSSKFANTITSFVDRGTDDLLHSPLRRQKYLFDVSTLSDKEELVGAELRILRRAPGNLQTSLQPPGLYDIQLYPCSSDRLLDSRSLDPMDSTKPGWEVLDVWEIFKAHRDHYRHPPRRHHHHYHQGNQFCFQLRVTLGKTDTEVDLRQLGLDRNGRSQQEKAILVVYTRSKKRENLFNEMKEKMKSRRSDGEKEEAAAVVKAAEEEGQALSLRGVRGEGPRRRRRTALSNRHGKRHGKKSKSRCSKKALHVNFKELGWDDWIIAPLDYEAYHCEGVCDFPLRSHLEPTNHAIIQTLMNSMDPNSTPPSCCVPTKLSPISILYIDSGNNVVYKQYEDMVVEQCGCR; encoded by the exons ATGGACGCATTTCGAGTCGTAACGCTATATCTGGGCCTGGTCCTTGTTTTTCTTGGGAATATACCGTGTTTCCAGTCTGCTGCTATCATCTCTCCCTCTGGGCCGAGGAGAAACAGAGGAACCAGGATCCCCCATCAGGACGGACAAAGGTCATCCAAATTCCTAAAAGACATCTTCGAGTCTTCGCATCCTGTCGTGGGCCATCATAAAGACGACCTAAAGGACGCTATTGTGCCGCATGAGTACATGCTTTCCATATACAGGACATACTCGGCTGCAGAGAAGCTCGGACTAAACGCAAGCTTTTTCCGCTCTTCTAAATTTGCAAACACCATAACAAGTTTTGTGGACAGAGGAACAG ACGATCTTTTGCACTCTCCTCTGCGAAGACAAAAGTATCTGTTTGATGTCTCAACCCTTTCTGACAAAGAGGAGCTGGTCGGGGCGGAATTAAGGATTTTGAGGAGAGCGCCCGGGAATTTGCAGACTTCCCTCCAACCCCCGGGCCTCTACGACATCCAGCTGTATCCCTGCAGTTCCGACAGGCTGCTGGACTCCAGGTCTCTCGATCCGATGGACTCCACTAAACCCGGATGGGAGGTTTTGGACGTGTGGGAAATATTTAAAGCACACCGTGATCATTATCGTCACCCTCCccgtcgtcatcatcatcactatcaTCAGGGGAACCAGTTCTGCTTCCAGCTCAGGGTCACTCTTGGCAAAACGGACACCGAGGTGGACCTGAGGCAGCTGGGGCTGGACAGGAACGGCCGGTCCCAGCAGGAGAAGGCCATCCTGGTGGTCTACACCCGCTCCAAGAAGAGGGAGAACCTGTTTAATgagatgaaggagaagatgAAGTCGCGGAGGTCGGACGGCGAGAAGGAGGAGGCGGCGGCGGTGGTGAAGGCCGCAGAGGAGGAGGGGCAGGCGCTGTCGTTGAGGGGGGTCAGAGGAGAGGGGCCCCGGCGGCGGCGGAGGACCGCGCTGAGCAACCGGCACGGGAAGAGACACGGGAAGAAATCTAAATCCAGATGCAGCAAAAAGGCGCTGCATGTGAACTTCAAAGAGCTGGGATGGGACGACTGGATCATCGCGCCCCTGGATTACGAGGCGTACCACTGCGAAGGGGTGTGCGACTTCCCCCTCAGGTCGCACCTCGAACCCACCAACCACGCCATAATACAGACACTCATGAACTCCATGGATCCCAACAGCACCCCGCCCAGCTGCTGCGTCCCCACCAAACTCAGCCCCATCAGCATCCTCTACATAGACTCGGGCAATAACGTGGTGTACAAACAGTACGAGGACATGGTGGTGGAGCAGTGTGGGTGCAGGTAG